A single Bacillota bacterium DNA region contains:
- a CDS encoding 5-oxoprolinase subunit PxpA, producing the protein MSLRIDLNADLGESFGPWKMGEDDELLRRITSANVACGFHASDPVTMARTVRAAARLGVAVGAHPGYPDLVGFGRRDLEMSPEEVEASLLYQIGALRAFCEAEGVPLHHVKPHGAMYNRAARDPRLAEAIARAVRRLDPSLILYAQPGGELARAGREAGLRVALEAFADRGYLPDGRLQPRAQPGAVLHDPDEVASRALRIVRDGRVTAVSGEEVELQAETLCVHGDNPEAVRLVDALRQRLEAAGVEIAPVGA; encoded by the coding sequence ATGAGCCTGCGCATCGACCTGAACGCCGACCTGGGCGAGAGCTTCGGCCCCTGGAAGATGGGGGAGGACGACGAGCTTCTCCGCCGGATCACCTCGGCCAACGTGGCCTGCGGCTTCCACGCCTCCGATCCGGTGACCATGGCCCGCACCGTCCGCGCCGCCGCACGCCTCGGCGTGGCGGTGGGAGCGCATCCGGGCTACCCGGACCTGGTCGGCTTCGGACGCCGCGACCTCGAGATGAGCCCGGAGGAGGTGGAGGCGAGCCTGCTCTACCAGATCGGCGCCCTGCGCGCCTTCTGCGAGGCCGAAGGCGTGCCGCTCCACCACGTCAAGCCGCACGGGGCCATGTACAACCGGGCCGCGCGCGACCCCCGGCTGGCGGAGGCCATCGCCCGCGCCGTCCGCCGCCTCGACCCGAGCCTGATCCTCTACGCCCAGCCCGGCGGCGAGCTGGCGCGGGCCGGCCGCGAGGCGGGGCTGCGGGTGGCCCTGGAGGCCTTCGCCGACCGGGGCTACTTGCCCGACGGGCGCCTCCAGCCCCGCGCCCAGCCCGGAGCCGTCCTCCACGACCCGGACGAGGTGGCCTCCCGTGCCCTGCGCATCGTACGCGACGGCCGCGTGACCGCCGTCAGCGGCGAGGAGGTCGAGCTCCAAGCGGAGACGCTCTGCGTCCACGGTGACAACCCCGAGGCCGTCCGCCTGGTGGACGCGCTCCGCCAACGGCTGGAGGCGGCGGGCGTGGAGATCGCCCCGGTCGGCGCTTGA
- a CDS encoding ABC transporter permease, whose protein sequence is MRGGFLALLLLVAWQAGVEWMRPPRFILPAPSDVAAALWRERATLLANATVTLEEIALAITLSAMVGVGLAVLMRMSPRLAEGAYPWLVASQMFPTVAVAPILVLWLGYTLAPKVLLAVLWSFFPLVVSTYDGLGRVDADAEELFAAWGARRWQRFRALEWPSALPAVFSGLKLAVAFSVSGAVVGEWLGAQAGLGYLIQRYSSQLDASAVFAAVFLLALLGIALFALTGWAERRLLWWMRISENGFGSEEA, encoded by the coding sequence ATGAGGGGAGGCTTCCTGGCGCTCCTGCTGCTGGTCGCCTGGCAGGCGGGGGTCGAGTGGATGCGGCCGCCCCGCTTCATCCTGCCCGCGCCCAGCGACGTGGCGGCGGCGCTCTGGCGGGAGAGGGCGACGCTCCTGGCCAACGCAACCGTGACGCTGGAGGAGATCGCCCTGGCCATCACGCTCTCGGCCATGGTGGGCGTCGGCCTGGCGGTGCTGATGCGGATGAGCCCCCGCCTGGCGGAGGGCGCCTATCCCTGGCTGGTCGCCTCGCAGATGTTCCCCACCGTGGCCGTCGCGCCCATCCTGGTCCTCTGGCTGGGCTACACGCTGGCACCCAAGGTGCTCCTGGCCGTCCTCTGGAGCTTCTTCCCGCTGGTGGTCAGCACCTACGACGGCCTGGGGAGGGTGGACGCCGACGCGGAGGAGCTCTTCGCCGCCTGGGGGGCGCGGCGCTGGCAGCGTTTCCGGGCGCTGGAGTGGCCCTCGGCCCTCCCCGCCGTCTTCTCCGGGCTGAAGCTGGCCGTCGCCTTCAGCGTGAGCGGTGCGGTGGTGGGGGAGTGGCTGGGCGCCCAGGCGGGGCTGGGTTACCTGATCCAGCGCTACTCCTCACAGCTCGACGCTTCCGCGGTCTTCGCCGCCGTCTTCCTCCTGGCCCTCCTGGGCATCGCCCTCTTCGCCCTCACCGGCTGGGCGGAACGGCGCCTCCTCTGGTGGATGCGTATCTCCGAGAACGGTTTCGGGAGTGAGGAAGCATGA
- a CDS encoding ABC transporter substrate-binding protein has translation MRRIRHPLGLVALLAGLALLAGACGGAGGSAGPQGKAGGPSRQAPRTVTLLLDWQPNVDHAWLYAALDRGYFRKEGLDVKVEVPSQTTDPLKLVGSGRVTLGIGYPKDVLLARERGIPVVSVAAVVQHPLNTLIALRSSGIRSLEDLRGKRIGTAGTPSDQAIMETLAERLGVPPSQIRSINVGFDLIPALTTHRVDAIEGGYTTVEALELPRNGYPVTVFPVRELGVPDYYELVLVTNESTLQRDRSLIEAFWRAAQQGEAWVAAHPDEAVEVLARHASGLDRGLARAGLRVLLPELRDPGQPYGKQTEAKWATLANWMLRHHLLKQPVDATRVFVDVAGEVGR, from the coding sequence ATGCGACGGATCCGGCATCCGTTGGGGCTGGTCGCGCTTCTCGCCGGCCTGGCCCTCCTGGCCGGCGCCTGCGGCGGCGCGGGTGGCTCCGCCGGCCCGCAGGGGAAGGCGGGCGGCCCCAGCCGGCAGGCGCCGCGCACGGTCACGCTGCTCCTCGACTGGCAGCCCAACGTGGACCACGCCTGGCTCTACGCCGCGCTCGACCGGGGCTACTTCCGGAAAGAGGGGCTGGACGTCAAGGTGGAGGTGCCCTCCCAGACCACCGATCCGCTCAAGCTGGTGGGCTCGGGACGGGTCACCCTGGGCATCGGGTACCCCAAGGACGTGCTCCTGGCGCGGGAGCGGGGGATTCCCGTCGTCTCCGTGGCGGCGGTGGTCCAGCATCCGCTCAACACGCTCATCGCCCTCCGCTCCAGCGGCATCCGTTCGCTGGAGGACCTGCGCGGCAAGCGGATCGGGACCGCGGGCACGCCCAGCGACCAGGCGATCATGGAGACGCTGGCCGAACGGCTGGGGGTGCCGCCGAGCCAGATCCGGTCGATCAACGTCGGCTTCGACCTGATCCCCGCGCTGACCACGCACCGGGTGGACGCCATCGAGGGCGGCTACACCACGGTGGAGGCGCTGGAGTTGCCGCGCAACGGCTATCCCGTCACCGTCTTCCCCGTCCGGGAGCTGGGCGTGCCGGACTACTACGAGCTCGTCCTGGTCACCAACGAGTCGACGCTCCAGCGCGACCGGAGCCTGATCGAGGCCTTCTGGCGGGCGGCGCAGCAGGGCGAGGCCTGGGTGGCCGCCCACCCCGACGAGGCCGTGGAGGTCCTGGCGCGCCATGCCTCCGGCCTCGACCGCGGCCTCGCCCGGGCCGGGCTGAGGGTGCTGCTGCCGGAGCTGCGCGATCCGGGCCAGCCTTACGGGAAGCAGACGGAGGCCAAGTGGGCCACGCTGGCGAACTGGATGCTCCGGCACCACCTGCTGAAGCAGCCGGTGGACGCCACCCGGGTCTTCGTGGACGTGGCGGGTGAGGTGGGTCGCTGA
- a CDS encoding DUF1906 domain-containing protein, translating to MGFVARYDSVNVPAKNRTRREARAFSAVGLWIVTVWENGSPTSRSSFTFSRGCADVRDAFSLAADEVGQPDGSPIYFAVDYDALTRADRLAVGDDFRGLHEGAAAWRARRQARGWSAPSYPVGVYGGWYVLQWLWEERLADRFWQATAPAWSRAGTPRAGRGTTSGNASRTRPAASSSTWTDPGGTGADGGTLWPRRRPLEAGVAGAAREVGRMPHMTLAAWQAFSVWYLASAAVMVFGVFAAIVIRGSRRQGPQLELIRGSAPSPVVAAPVRRRGPRKRRNGHSQAEPPLRNG from the coding sequence CTGGGCTTCGTGGCCCGCTATGACAGCGTCAACGTCCCCGCCAAGAACCGGACGCGCCGCGAGGCCCGGGCGTTCTCCGCCGTCGGCCTCTGGATCGTCACCGTCTGGGAGAACGGATCCCCCACCTCGCGCAGCTCCTTCACCTTCTCCCGCGGCTGCGCGGACGTGCGCGACGCCTTCTCCCTGGCGGCGGACGAGGTCGGCCAGCCCGACGGCTCGCCGATCTACTTCGCGGTGGACTACGACGCCCTCACCCGGGCGGATCGGTTGGCCGTGGGCGACGACTTCCGCGGCCTTCACGAAGGCGCCGCCGCCTGGCGCGCCCGACGGCAGGCCCGCGGCTGGTCGGCCCCCTCCTACCCCGTCGGCGTCTACGGGGGCTGGTACGTCCTCCAGTGGCTCTGGGAGGAGCGGCTGGCCGACCGCTTCTGGCAGGCGACGGCACCCGCCTGGAGCCGGGCCGGAACGCCTCGCGCCGGCCGGGGGACAACCTCTGGCAACGCTTCCCGTACACGACCTGCGGCCTCCTCGTCGACGTGGACAGATCCTGGGGGAACGGGGGCGGATGGCGGTACACTGTGGCCAAGGCGGCGGCCGCTTGAAGCGGGGGTGGCGGGGGCCGCCCGGGAGGTCGGGAGGATGCCGCACATGACGCTGGCGGCCTGGCAGGCGTTCAGTGTCTGGTACCTGGCCAGCGCCGCCGTGATGGTCTTCGGGGTCTTCGCCGCCATCGTGATCCGCGGGAGCCGCCGGCAGGGACCCCAGCTGGAGCTGATCCGCGGCAGCGCGCCGTCACCGGTCGTCGCGGCGCCGGTCCGGCGGAGAGGGCCGAGAAAGCGCCGGAACGGGCATTCGCAGGCGGAGCCGCCGTTGCGGAACGGCTAG
- a CDS encoding FAD-linked oxidase C-terminal domain-containing protein has product MRGLEEAVGRGNLLLGRGERVLYGYDATVVRGVPRAVARPATTGEVAAVLRLCHRERLPVIPRGAGTGLSGGAVPVRGGVVLDLGRMNRIRRIDRQDLYAEVEAGVNTRRFQEAVEAEGLFFPPDPSSAVASTLGGNLAENAGGPRAFKYGVFRDYTLGLTVVLADGSILRTGGRTVKNVSGYDLTRLFVGSEGTLGVITEAILKLIPPPEARRTLMAGFLRLEEAAEAVSAIIAAGLRPSALELMDESSIRVVEEYLHLGLPLDVEAILLIEVDGPAAVVEEEAGAVADLCRRQGASLLRLAREEAEAAELWRARKAISPAVARIKPTKISEDATVPRSRIPEMVRRLKEIARRHAVTLVVFGHAGDGNLHPNILCDARNPEEMERVWRAVAEIFRVTLELGGTLSGEHGIGVLKAPFLGWEHGEAGLRAMRAIKAALDPHGILNPGKLFPDQAPGWPVPIPDAPRRPEARSRSASAGRSLGG; this is encoded by the coding sequence GTGCGCGGGCTGGAGGAAGCGGTGGGACGGGGCAACCTGCTTCTCGGGCGCGGCGAGCGGGTGCTCTACGGCTACGACGCCACCGTGGTGCGCGGGGTCCCCCGCGCGGTGGCCCGACCGGCGACGACCGGGGAGGTGGCGGCCGTCCTCCGCCTCTGCCACCGCGAGCGGCTGCCCGTGATCCCCCGGGGAGCCGGGACGGGCCTCTCGGGCGGAGCCGTCCCCGTGCGGGGAGGCGTCGTCCTCGACCTGGGGCGGATGAACCGGATCCGGCGCATCGACCGCCAGGATCTCTACGCGGAGGTCGAGGCCGGCGTCAACACCCGCCGCTTTCAGGAAGCGGTGGAGGCGGAGGGCCTCTTCTTCCCCCCGGATCCCTCCAGCGCCGTCGCCTCCACCCTGGGCGGAAACCTGGCGGAGAACGCAGGCGGCCCGCGCGCCTTCAAGTACGGCGTCTTCCGCGACTACACCCTCGGCCTGACCGTGGTCCTGGCCGACGGGAGCATCCTGCGGACCGGGGGCCGCACCGTCAAGAACGTGAGCGGTTACGACCTGACCCGCCTCTTCGTCGGCTCGGAGGGGACGCTGGGGGTGATCACGGAGGCGATCCTGAAGCTGATCCCGCCACCGGAGGCCCGGCGGACGCTGATGGCCGGCTTCCTCCGCCTGGAGGAGGCGGCCGAGGCGGTGAGCGCCATCATCGCCGCGGGACTGCGACCGTCGGCGCTGGAGCTGATGGACGAGTCGTCGATCCGTGTGGTGGAGGAGTACCTCCACCTGGGTCTGCCCCTGGATGTGGAGGCGATCCTCCTGATCGAGGTGGACGGGCCCGCGGCGGTGGTGGAGGAGGAGGCCGGGGCGGTGGCCGATCTCTGCCGGCGGCAGGGGGCCAGCCTCCTCCGGCTGGCGCGGGAGGAGGCGGAGGCGGCGGAGCTGTGGCGGGCCAGGAAGGCGATCTCGCCGGCGGTGGCGCGGATCAAGCCGACCAAGATCTCGGAGGACGCCACCGTCCCCCGCAGCCGGATCCCCGAGATGGTCCGCCGCCTGAAGGAGATCGCCCGCCGCCATGCGGTCACCCTGGTCGTCTTCGGCCACGCCGGTGACGGCAACCTCCATCCCAACATCCTCTGCGACGCCCGCAACCCGGAGGAGATGGAGCGGGTCTGGCGGGCGGTGGCCGAGATCTTCCGCGTGACGCTGGAGCTGGGCGGGACCTTGAGCGGGGAGCACGGGATCGGCGTATTGAAGGCGCCCTTCCTGGGGTGGGAGCACGGGGAGGCGGGCCTGCGCGCCATGCGGGCGATCAAGGCGGCCCTCGACCCGCACGGCATCCTCAACCCGGGGAAGCTCTTCCCGGATCAGGCGCCGGGCTGGCCGGTCCCCATCCCCGACGCTCCCCGCAGGCCGGAGGCGCGCTCCCGGTCCGCCAGCGCGGGAAGGAGCCTGGGAGGGTGA
- the pxpB gene encoding 5-oxoprolinase subunit PxpB — MSRRQGSRPGPGSRPAYRLRPAGERAVYIDPLDAGGRPLPPAPETADRLAAWAETLHPLPEGIEAVLRGYATLYVEFDPERWAEPGLVRWLDEVLAAAGPAGGTTTGGPPARVVELPVLYGGDAGPDLEEVARAKRLAPEEVIRLHSSRPYRALALGFSPGFAYLGELPAELEVDRLAVPRRRVPAGSVAIAGRQTAVYPSATPGGWRLIGRCPLPLLLPGQDPPVLIRLGDEVRFRPVDEAEFRRLEAEAGASSARAGSGGAWAEAGEGAVAGEAVMEVVRPGFLTTVQDLGRQAWRGYGFVQAGALDRTALMVANALVGNPPGAAALEVTVAGPVLRFLRPVRVALAGADLDARLDGRPVRPGERVEAEAGQILRFGARRRGARAYLAVAGGLDLPVLGGSRSTDLVAGLGGLQGRPLRAGDRLGAGKRAEEPPPGERLLPLLPPLPEPGAALEVRVTLGPDDDLFEEEALARLFRQGWRVARESNRTGMRLEGEPLAFRAEARSGRAGRAFSEPVALGAVQVPPSGEPILLLADRPTIGGYARVATVVDADVDRLAQLVPGDLVHLVPVSREAAREADRRRQAELRRRLALPPA; from the coding sequence TTGAGCCGGAGGCAGGGCTCCCGGCCCGGGCCGGGGAGCCGGCCGGCCTACCGCCTCCGCCCGGCCGGCGAGCGGGCCGTCTACATCGACCCGCTGGACGCCGGCGGCCGGCCGCTGCCGCCGGCTCCGGAGACGGCGGACCGCCTGGCCGCCTGGGCGGAGACGCTCCACCCGCTGCCGGAGGGGATCGAGGCGGTCCTGCGCGGTTATGCCACGCTCTACGTCGAATTCGACCCGGAGCGCTGGGCTGAGCCGGGGCTCGTCCGCTGGCTCGACGAGGTGCTGGCGGCCGCCGGCCCTGCCGGGGGGACGACGACGGGCGGGCCGCCCGCGCGTGTCGTCGAGCTGCCGGTGCTCTACGGGGGCGACGCCGGCCCCGACCTGGAGGAAGTGGCCCGGGCGAAGCGCCTGGCACCGGAAGAGGTGATCCGGCTGCACAGCTCCCGCCCCTACCGTGCGCTGGCGCTCGGCTTCAGCCCGGGCTTCGCCTACCTGGGCGAGTTGCCCGCGGAGCTGGAGGTGGACCGGCTGGCGGTGCCGCGCCGGCGGGTGCCGGCGGGCTCGGTGGCCATCGCGGGTCGGCAGACGGCCGTCTATCCCTCCGCCACGCCGGGAGGCTGGCGGCTGATCGGCCGCTGCCCGCTCCCCCTCCTCCTTCCCGGCCAGGACCCGCCGGTCCTCATCCGCCTCGGCGACGAGGTCCGCTTCCGGCCTGTGGACGAGGCGGAGTTCCGGCGACTGGAGGCGGAGGCCGGGGCGAGCTCCGCCCGGGCCGGGTCGGGTGGCGCCTGGGCGGAGGCGGGGGAGGGGGCCGTCGCCGGGGAGGCGGTGATGGAGGTGGTCCGTCCGGGCTTCCTGACCACGGTGCAGGACCTGGGCCGGCAGGCCTGGCGGGGGTACGGCTTCGTCCAGGCGGGGGCGCTGGACCGGACGGCCCTGATGGTGGCCAACGCGCTGGTGGGCAACCCGCCCGGCGCGGCGGCGCTGGAGGTGACGGTGGCCGGGCCGGTCCTGCGCTTCCTCCGGCCGGTGCGGGTCGCTCTGGCGGGGGCGGACCTGGACGCGCGCCTGGACGGGCGGCCGGTCCGGCCAGGCGAGCGGGTGGAGGCGGAGGCCGGGCAGATCCTCCGCTTCGGGGCGCGGCGCCGCGGGGCGCGCGCCTATCTGGCCGTGGCCGGTGGCCTGGACCTCCCCGTCCTGGGCGGGAGCCGCTCCACCGATCTGGTGGCCGGTCTGGGCGGCCTGCAAGGCCGGCCGCTCCGGGCGGGCGACCGCCTGGGTGCCGGGAAGCGGGCGGAGGAGCCTCCTCCCGGCGAGCGCCTGCTTCCTCTCCTGCCCCCGCTGCCCGAACCCGGCGCAGCCCTGGAGGTCCGGGTCACCCTGGGACCGGACGACGACCTCTTCGAGGAAGAGGCGCTGGCGCGCCTCTTCCGGCAAGGCTGGCGGGTGGCACGGGAGTCGAACCGCACGGGGATGCGGCTGGAGGGGGAGCCGCTCGCCTTCCGGGCGGAGGCGCGTTCGGGGAGGGCGGGGCGCGCCTTCTCCGAGCCGGTGGCGCTGGGGGCGGTCCAGGTTCCTCCGTCGGGGGAGCCCATCCTCCTTCTGGCCGACCGGCCCACCATCGGCGGCTACGCGCGGGTGGCGACGGTGGTCGACGCCGACGTCGACCGGCTGGCGCAGCTGGTGCCGGGCGACCTGGTCCACCTCGTCCCCGTCTCGCGGGAGGCCGCGCGCGAGGCCGACCGCCGCCGGCAGGCCGAACTGCGACGGCGGCTGGCGCTTCCCCCGGCCTGA
- a CDS encoding class II aldolase/adducin family protein translates to MRHFVEGLARAFRERGYAQVEPYPGVHLVFNLIDAAEARPYHRHAQATYVVSIAEAPAPPEDVLLAAYPLMIRSLSNLFLYVVPEGEEVRTYFLTLERGYYPIRASFEEPERYFEELYQRLEPLASSHLVIQNVFDPDLPESLWNGDEHMEEMRRASRQLGELNLNPAPFPIEKLLPESDFRHVQRLYQIGGLSYGNLSVRRSEDDFWMSASGVDKTNIRQVGRDALLVKGYQEEDDAIHLAVPPTVTPRRVSVDAIEHWMVYQQNPEVGAILHVHAWIPGIDATEINYPCGTLEIAQAVAEKVRTAPDPRHAIVGLKNHGMTITGESLDEIFERIEGKVVRQVPML, encoded by the coding sequence ATGCGTCACTTCGTGGAAGGGCTGGCTCGCGCCTTCCGCGAGCGGGGTTACGCCCAGGTGGAGCCGTACCCGGGAGTCCACCTCGTCTTCAACCTGATCGACGCGGCCGAGGCGCGCCCCTACCACCGCCACGCGCAGGCCACCTACGTGGTCTCGATCGCGGAGGCGCCCGCGCCGCCCGAGGACGTCCTGCTGGCGGCCTACCCGCTGATGATCCGCTCGCTCTCCAACCTCTTCCTGTACGTGGTGCCGGAGGGGGAGGAGGTCCGGACCTACTTCCTCACGCTGGAGCGGGGCTACTACCCCATCCGCGCCTCCTTCGAGGAGCCGGAGCGCTACTTCGAGGAGCTCTACCAGCGACTGGAGCCGCTCGCCTCCAGCCACCTGGTGATCCAGAACGTCTTCGATCCTGACCTGCCCGAGTCGCTCTGGAACGGCGACGAGCACATGGAGGAGATGCGCCGCGCCAGCCGTCAGCTGGGCGAGCTGAACCTCAACCCGGCCCCCTTCCCCATCGAGAAGCTGCTGCCGGAGAGCGACTTCCGCCACGTCCAGCGGCTCTACCAGATCGGCGGGCTGAGCTACGGCAACCTGAGCGTGCGGCGCAGCGAGGACGACTTCTGGATGAGCGCCAGCGGGGTGGACAAGACCAACATCCGCCAGGTGGGCCGCGACGCCCTTCTGGTCAAGGGCTACCAGGAAGAGGACGACGCCATCCACCTCGCCGTGCCGCCGACGGTCACGCCGCGCCGCGTCTCCGTCGACGCCATCGAGCACTGGATGGTCTACCAGCAGAACCCCGAGGTGGGCGCGATCCTCCACGTCCACGCCTGGATTCCCGGCATCGACGCCACCGAGATCAACTACCCCTGCGGCACGCTGGAGATCGCCCAGGCGGTGGCGGAGAAGGTCCGGACGGCGCCGGATCCTCGCCACGCCATCGTCGGCCTGAAGAACCACGGCATGACCATCACGGGGGAGAGCCTGGACGAGATCTTCGAGCGGATCGAGGGGAAGGTCGTCCGGCAGGTGCCCATGCTCTGA
- a CDS encoding ATP-binding cassette domain-containing protein gives MSGGRAEETALRFDGVTAVYRPLPVARRRRAEVAVLQDLSFTVRAGSFTALVGPSGSGKSTVLKLAAGILRPRTGRIEVCGGPPGARPGEPLRASYMPQRDSLLPWRTLLENAVLPLELRGTSGPELEAARRRARELLPVFGLEGKGEAYPAQLSGGERQRAAFLRTVLAGGRLLLLDEPFGALDALTRRQLQLWLAGLRERLEATLLLVTHDVREAAFLADEVLVVTGTPIRALQRVPVGDTTLAERRVLELLGLGESARAEVGGG, from the coding sequence ATGAGCGGTGGCCGGGCGGAAGAGACCGCCCTTCGGTTCGACGGCGTCACCGCCGTCTACAGGCCCCTGCCCGTGGCGCGAAGGCGCCGGGCGGAGGTTGCCGTCCTCCAGGATCTCTCCTTCACGGTCCGGGCGGGCTCCTTCACCGCCCTGGTCGGCCCCAGCGGCTCCGGCAAGAGCACTGTTCTGAAGCTGGCGGCAGGCATCCTGCGGCCCCGTACGGGAAGGATCGAGGTCTGCGGAGGCCCGCCCGGCGCCCGCCCGGGGGAGCCGCTCCGGGCGAGCTACATGCCCCAGCGCGATTCGCTCCTGCCCTGGCGGACGCTTCTGGAGAACGCGGTGCTGCCGCTGGAGCTCCGCGGCACGAGCGGTCCGGAGCTGGAGGCGGCGCGCCGGCGGGCGCGGGAGCTCCTGCCGGTCTTCGGCCTGGAGGGGAAGGGGGAGGCCTATCCCGCCCAGCTCTCCGGGGGCGAGCGGCAGCGGGCCGCCTTCCTCCGCACCGTGCTGGCGGGCGGACGGCTCCTCCTCCTGGACGAACCCTTCGGGGCGCTGGACGCGCTCACCCGCCGCCAGCTCCAGCTCTGGCTGGCCGGCCTGCGCGAGAGGCTGGAGGCGACGCTCCTGCTGGTCACGCACGACGTCCGGGAGGCCGCCTTTCTCGCCGACGAGGTGCTGGTGGTGACCGGCACGCCCATCCGGGCGCTCCAGCGCGTCCCGGTGGGCGACACCACGCTGGCCGAGCGCAGGGTGCTGGAGCTGCTGGGGCTGGGGGAGAGCGCCCGGGCGGAGGTGGGGGGAGGATGA
- a CDS encoding zinc-binding dehydrogenase: protein MESLKAVAFDPAIPRYLWTRAWGGLRRSGYWGRWSPLQLRELPVPEPRGPGWARIRTLLAGICGSDLNLVALRDSPVASVYSSFPFVVGHEGVGRIDEAGPQVPFPRGQRVVVDPLLGCETRGIDPPCPACARGEISQCERMAQGDLAPGLLIGACRDTGGTWGEYFLAHRSQIFPVPEQVNDEAAALAEPFAVALHAVLRNRPRPGERVLVIGAGVIGLLVVAALKALGEPAPVTVLARHPFQAELARELGADRVLVGRGAGQREQLARELGVRLLRPILGAPVPESGADLVYECVGRDDSIDEALRFTRPGGRVVLVGLAGVTRRVDWTFVWMRELTVRGTFAYATEEVGGERTRTFQLALELLARGGLPLERLVTHRFPLTQVRAALETAMSKAARQALKVLLVP, encoded by the coding sequence GTGGAGAGCCTGAAGGCGGTGGCGTTCGACCCGGCGATCCCGCGCTACCTGTGGACGCGGGCCTGGGGAGGGCTGCGTCGCTCCGGCTACTGGGGGCGCTGGTCGCCCCTGCAGCTGCGCGAGCTTCCCGTCCCGGAGCCGCGAGGCCCGGGCTGGGCGAGGATCCGGACGCTTCTGGCCGGCATCTGCGGCAGCGACCTGAACCTGGTGGCGCTCCGGGACAGCCCCGTCGCCTCCGTCTACAGCTCCTTCCCCTTCGTGGTGGGGCACGAAGGGGTCGGCCGCATCGACGAAGCCGGCCCCCAGGTCCCCTTCCCCCGCGGCCAGCGGGTGGTGGTCGACCCGCTCCTGGGCTGCGAGACGCGCGGCATCGATCCGCCCTGCCCGGCCTGTGCCCGCGGCGAGATCAGCCAGTGCGAACGGATGGCCCAGGGCGATCTGGCCCCGGGGCTGCTGATCGGTGCCTGTCGGGACACGGGGGGCACCTGGGGGGAGTACTTCCTCGCGCACCGTTCGCAGATCTTCCCCGTCCCCGAGCAAGTGAACGACGAGGCGGCGGCGCTGGCGGAGCCCTTCGCCGTCGCGCTCCACGCGGTGCTCCGGAACCGCCCCCGGCCGGGCGAGCGGGTGCTGGTGATCGGCGCCGGCGTCATCGGGCTCCTGGTGGTGGCGGCGCTGAAGGCCCTGGGGGAGCCGGCGCCCGTCACCGTTCTCGCCCGGCATCCGTTCCAGGCGGAGCTGGCGCGGGAGCTGGGCGCCGACCGGGTCCTGGTCGGCCGGGGCGCCGGCCAGCGGGAGCAGCTGGCGCGCGAGCTGGGCGTCCGGTTGCTCCGCCCCATCCTGGGCGCGCCGGTGCCCGAGTCGGGCGCCGACCTGGTCTACGAGTGCGTGGGCCGGGACGACTCCATCGACGAGGCGCTCCGCTTCACCCGGCCGGGCGGGCGCGTGGTGCTGGTCGGGCTGGCGGGCGTGACGCGGAGGGTCGACTGGACCTTCGTCTGGATGCGCGAGCTGACCGTCCGGGGCACCTTCGCCTACGCCACCGAGGAAGTGGGCGGCGAGCGGACGCGCACCTTCCAGCTGGCGCTGGAGTTGCTCGCCCGCGGCGGCCTGCCCCTGGAACGGCTGGTGACGCACCGCTTCCCGCTCACCCAGGTGCGGGCGGCGCTGGAGACGGCCATGTCCAAGGCGGCTCGCCAGGCGCTCAAGGTGTTGCTCGTCCCCTGA